GCATAATCCTCATTAAATGTGACAACAGCAATCTATATGTACAACTTCTCTGGTGCATTACATTTGCCCATCTCTAGGATATGTAAATTAACcatgttgcattatctactcAACGCCCCGTAAACAAGAAATTATTAAGTGGACCAGATCTACTGTGAATCTAGCATGTGTTAGAAAAAAGGGATTAAATTCATCTAAGATCTACCTAAAAATTTCTCTTCGTAAACCAATTACAGAGTTTCAATATCTTGTGGCATGCTTTTGAGTCATCAAAGCATTCTCGTCTCCGCTTGGTGGTACACTCACCAAGAAAGGCATTGTATCTATAAAGCCCGTGACCccctttgttttccttttctgaTTGACCACTCGAAAATTCTTTGAAAGTTTTCAAACCGGCAGAGCTTCCGGTTAAGGAGCTTTTAACCAACGGCCTTTAATTTTGGACTTGAGAGTTGCTCGCAGCAGCCTTCATAAGAATCTCCGAGAGAATTCGAACTATGATCCATTTAGACTAGACGACACTACAATACAGGTTTATTTGGACTGGCCACAAGTTGATcgtaatctttataattggattTATGGTACTTATAAATAATTTTGGATCTTTAGCCTAACGATAACGCAAAATTTTAAGTGGGAGAGTATGCAAGAATCCATGTTTAATCCTATATTAGTCATATATTTGGTAGACCTCGGGTACTTATATAAAACCAAGAAATCCCGGGCTGCTAGACTTTTCTCGTCTTGGCATTTTGCCTTCTATCAGCTTTGCACTACTTGATAAAATTATTGCACTTTCACATGAGTAATGCCTCCAAAGTAATGTATCTTCAGctccctcaaaaaaaaattatgcactTTGTGAGAAAATTCTCCAGTATATAAGTCTGGCTCATCCTACACTTCTTGGTTCAGTGGTAAGTCTCTAAATCAAGTTGTCCACTAAGTATCTTGTCAATAGCAGATATAGTGTTCCAATCAAATTAGGGATGTACTTTAAATTCTACATTTAAATGCTTACAATTGAACACAAGGGAATTCCATCATTGTGTTAACTCAAGCATCGAAAGTTTGCACTCGTTGTATGTACTCCACAACAGCTTTCATAGTAACCTAGAAATGTTCTTTTAAACCATTCTCatatatcatattttttataatatgacTGAACGTTAGTCTCAAAATCGGATGAGCAACCATAGATTCAGGTGGCTTACAAACTGTATCCAACTGCTGTTGAGCAATATTGTGAGCTGTCCATGGCCATCTATTATAAGATGGTTTCCATGTTTGCATCTGTGTTTCACCAGCCACATTTTATGAGGTCTTAACTTATTAATTAATAGAACAGAATCCACTTATTTCTTATCCTGACCTCAATACAAATGACTGCTTAGCTAGCTGTGGAACCTACAAATGACTGAGATGATGTACTCAGCAAATTTTTTTGCAATGCTTTGTTCCCATTATCAGGTGTTTCCCGAACAAGCATTTCCTTCTAGATTTCCTTCTAAATTGAGCACTACTCTCTTTGTTTAAGCTAGTATATTTTGTGCCACTACATTATTTAGAGCAGAGATGCACCCTTCTATACTGAGATGCACCCACCCTTCTATACTACTCAAAATGTTGCTAAGGTTGGGCAGTTGATGATGAGGACCTAGTGGTGAGTGATGGTCTCATCTTCACAATCTCTTCTTCGTCGCCACCCATTTTCTTCGCGGTCATTCCAGCTTCAAAGAAGCGCTTGACTGCATTCTCCATGTAGGCTATCCCTTCCCTAACATTCATTTGCTTCGATATTTTCTCATCGAAACCAGCAAGAAGATGATCTCCATTCAGCACTGATGCAAGTTGCATGAGCTCCTGTTGAAACTCGCTCAACTTGGCACCCTCATTGGCTTCACCATTCCTGATCTTCGAAGGAGTTGGAAGTTGCACTGCATGGACCACCAAAAACAACAATTATCCACTACGGAGAGAAAAATATTGGCAGATTGAAGACATGCAGCTCAAATCAGGTTCTTGCCTTTAAAGTTGATGGAACAGAATAGATCTGAAAAACTACCAGAGCCTATGCTAATTGCAAGGTTTAGAGGATGCTATATTTGCCAGTCCGAATGCTTGCGGTTGTCTAGAGTAAGCTCATACAGTGAATAGATTCAGAATTTTCGAAGTTCATCAAGTTATATGGAACATCTCACTCTAGGTAACTCAAATTTTGCAAAATGTAATAGGACTCGGAGACTATGTCAAATAAACTTCAAGCCTGCTACAAAATGACAGAGGAACAAGACATGATTTTAGTGCAAATATGTGCAATGACTAGGTTAGGTGTCAGGGGattaaaaaagcaaaaaagaaaagaatattgcAGTTGATAAAACAAACACCTATTATTGCATCAATCACTGTGCACAAGGCATGTTTTCTAGTGAACAAACAGTAAAGCACTATTAAGATGAGGAGAAAAAGATCAGAAAATTGCAGTCtgtatcctcttcttctctcattttctttccttttcaagAAGAAGAGATGCACAAGGCTCATCGAAATCAATCATATGTTGATGGCAGGAGACAAATCCAAGTCCCCGCTACCCTATGGCCACCAGTTGACACCCCCACTGCAGTCTGTATCCTCCGACGAAGAGAATTTTGCTTGCTCCAGCAAACTAATATCTCACAATTCACAGCACTTAAGGATAGTGAAGAACCAAAAATATATAGAGCTAAAATTGCACAGCAGAAGTGTTCTCTGTGTGGTATATCAGGCTTAACATGGCTTGCACACTATGTAACCAACCACTTGGCTCTCAAAGCTTAAACTTCAGGGAACGGGTCGACTATAAACCAAGATAAACATAAACTGATTGGTTTTCACTATATTTAGTTCAAGAACTCATAGTACTTAGAACAATTCTCATTCATCTAGATGTAGTGAATTTTAAATTGTTCAATTTAGTACTATGAAACAGTGGAAGGACAGCAACAAGACCTTTCTAGTAAAATGTAGTTGTCTATCTGGTGAAACAAAGTAAGCCACTAGGTTGGCTTATTGTATCACATAGGCCAACTCAGCAAATGTGGCGAGTTGTCAGGGTAGAAATcagatgcatgcatgcacaaaacTTTCAAAGTCTCAAACGATTCAAATTACAGTTTGATTTCTAAGCTCCAACTAGCATCAAGATTGATTCAGAGGGAGCAGCAAGCAGTTACCTGGGCAGTCAGCTCTGGGTTCTGTCCTACTTTGCATGATGCCTTCAAACGTGCCGGCCCATGCATCCCTCTGAGTCAGGTATGGGGAGGGGagatcaaaaattttctttacagTTGCTGGAATGGATGAATGCTCATACTCTGAAGTCGGAGATGGTACACCATTGGGACCATGAATGACTGCATCCATCAGGTAATGAAATCATAATTCAATAACTTCGATACATGAGAGTTTTTATCAGCTTCGCCATCTCGTACCAAATCCCATACCAGTACCATTCTAGTACAGTATCGGTATATGGTACGGTACGAGACAGCATACTAGTCCGATACTGATCAATTTAGTGCTTACGAACTTGCTTGCTTCCTTACCAGTGCCCTTATCGATCCAGGGGGAGACCATGATGGTTGGCACCCTAACTCCCAAGCGGTCAAATGCGAAGAAGAAAGGGGGAGGGCCAACAATACCATCAGGGCTGGGGACACCAGCGACAGGAGTTGGGACATGATCAAAGAAGCCACCATGCTCATCATAGGTGATGATCAAGAGAGTTTCATTCCACTGGGGGCTGGCGCGGAGTGTCTCATAGACCTCCTTGATGAACATCTGCCCTTGGTAGACATCATGAGATGGGTGGTCATCAGTGGCAGGTTTAGACTTGGAATCGAGGTACCTCTGTTCGATGACAGCATAGTTGGGGAGAGAGCCTTTGGCGGCATGACGCTTGAACGTGTGGTCGTAGGAGTGGAACTTAAAGAGGTACTTGAGCTTCCGAAGGTTACTGTAGAAGAGGATAGCGGGAATGTTCTGATGGTAGATGCCAAAAGAGAGTCCGGCATCATCCATGTTTTCGAATATTGTCCTCTGTGGGTACCCCTTCACTAACAAACTGCATTTGTGTTCTTGTGTCATTGAGATTATGGCTCTTATACCAGGAAATGGAAACTCCATCTCCTGTAAATCTAAAGagattttagaaaaatataacTTACAATTTGCAGGAACATGTGAGGAAACATTAGGcagatatttgcttgtttatgaAAATTCTAAACACACTTGATCCTGTTTCCCATCTAACATCATGTAACATCCTTCACATGTCAAGCTAACATATGTTTCGTGCTCAAATTCTCGATCATGCTTGCTAGAAACCAACCTTCAAAGATTTTGTCAAGTCTTGAGGAACTATTTTTCCTTTTGGATATGTGgaagagaaaaggaaggaaatgaaaagagaaaaggaagcaaaagaagagaattTTGAACTCTAGAAgataatagaaaagaaaagagcttAGGAcccaaggaaaaaagaagagaagaggagagtttcttctttccaaatcTCTCTACGTTTggagagattaaaaaaaaaggggtttgAGGAGAAATCATTTGTGAAAACTTGTGCGGGCATACATTTAATCTCATATCAAATATATACTGGAAAGATCATAAGTGCTTATATCGgaccaagaaatccaaataataccttctagttAGTTTTTTCGGATGAGATCCTAGATTATTACAAATAATATTAAAGTAGACCTAATTTGTGGCGCATCTGGAATAGTAGTCACTGCAACACTAGCTTAATTGGGCTGACTATGAGATAgttatggtgtttgtgattggatttatgGTACTAAAGAATGGATTTGGACCCTTAACCTAGTAAGAACACTAAGATTTAAATGAAGAAAGTATGTAAGGACCCATGCAAGCatatatttagtctcacattagCTATGCACTAGGAACatattgggtacttatataaaaccaagaaattcaaataatactttctggcTAGCCCTTTTAGAAGAGCCACGAGGTTGTTATATCATTTCTCTCCATCTCTCTTCTCTTCGTTTCTGACTTACTATCAagcaaaagaaattaatttttttttcttcttctctccttcaATTTCTAACCAAATGAGAGAGAATGAATTTCTTCTCTCCAAACCAAATAGAACATCTATATTTTCtttccctcttttcttttccaaatATGGCAAGTAAGAAGGCGATTCCACTGTAAGACAGACTCATCTCAATGTGTGTCATTAGATAAAAGATAAGTTCTAATAAATCACCTAGATCTACTCGTACATGGCCTAAAGGAGTGTAGTTTGAAAAAGTTTGCCCTTCTCAACTTGATTAATTGAATAACGCATTGAGATACATCTAAGCATCAAAATGTCCTACTCCTCCATCCTTGAACAATTCACCTCTTGAAGTATTTCTTATATGGTgcaatttaagaaattccatatttCATCAAAATTAAGCACAATGAACATGCCCACAAGGTTTCAATCCTCGCCACAATTCTCTTGTCATATGAAAGCACATTTCACATATGGTGAAATGTTCTGTTTTGGTCAACCTAAATCAAACAAATGTTCTGAAACCTTGGTATTGTTTTGACCCACAATAATATCACCATTGAAACCATCAGTAATTTGACAAACAATTTCAACAAGAATTCAACCTCTTATTGAAATCTTTCGTTGCTGTTTTCACAAATGGGATGTAACATCCACCCTCCAACCTCCACAACAGTCTAAAACAAAAACTGACGCCACTTCCTCTCACTACCAATTTCTTTTCGTTCTTCCCTTTTAACAAAATAAAACAGAAAGAAATATTCTCCTAAGCCTAATCTTATATAAAACCACAATTAGTTTTCtactattattttaaaaaagaagggaagtattaaagagagagagagagaaagaaggaaataaAGACGTGCCTGGCGTTGTTACCGGTGGCGCCGTGGGAGGTGGCGGAGTGGACGAAGAGCCGGTTCGGCTGGGTCGACGCCGGGACCGACGCGAACCACCGGTCGAACACCGCGA
Above is a genomic segment from Phoenix dactylifera cultivar Barhee BC4 unplaced genomic scaffold, palm_55x_up_171113_PBpolish2nd_filt_p 000026F, whole genome shotgun sequence containing:
- the LOC103716925 gene encoding non-specific phospholipase C2-like yields the protein METSKRTRSHRPLPCLSLLLLILLSGGAPPASAGGPIKTVVVLVMENRSFDHMLGWMKRLNPEIDGVTGSEWNTVSASDPASPRVYFGDGAHFVDPDPGHSFQAIREQIFGSNDTSAAPAPMNGFVQNARSMSENMTESVMNGFRPEMVAVYKTLVEEFAVFDRWFASVPASTQPNRLFVHSATSHGATGNNASLLVKGYPQRTIFENMDDAGLSFGIYHQNIPAILFYSNLRKLKYLFKFHSYDHTFKRHAAKGSLPNYAVIEQRYLDSKSKPATDDHPSHDVYQGQMFIKEVYETLRASPQWNETLLIITYDEHGGFFDHVPTPVAGVPSPDGIVGPPPFFFAFDRLGVRVPTIMVSPWIDKGTVIHGPNGVPSPTSEYEHSSIPATVKKIFDLPSPYLTQRDAWAGTFEGIMQSRTEPRADCPVQLPTPSKIRNGEANEGAKLSEFQQELMQLASVLNGDHLLAGFDEKISKQMNVREGIAYMENAVKRFFEAGMTAKKMGGDEEEIVKMRPSLTTRSSSSTAQP